Genomic window (Euleptes europaea isolate rEulEur1 chromosome 8, rEulEur1.hap1, whole genome shotgun sequence):
tgggagaaaTAAATGCGCTAAATACTTCAGACTGAAATTGTTTTCTGTCTACCTTTCAAATTCTGATTTAGTGTAAAAGCCAAAAAATGTTGCATTGGTTCAAACACCATCTTGCAATGATACACAATTCACACTTCAGAGACATGCTTTGAGAGCCACACTACACGTTCCATGCAAAAATAAGTAACCCCATAGCTTTCTTTATATGGGAGACCCCTTTGGGGAACGGAATAAATGGAACTGGAGAAGGTAGGGTGTAATGTTTCTCTCTTTCCCTGCTTCAAGTCATGTTGGGAATCAAATGTATGTTTGCTCTCACCACTTTCTTTGGTTAACCATTCTGTTTGCTTATGTGAGTTAATTAACAATGATGGTAAACTATTCTTAATAGACAAGTATTTCCTCTGTTGTGCTGAGTGCTCACTATATCTTCCACATGCAGAAGACTGGAAACCAGTGAGAGAGGGGTAACTGGGCAAATAAGAGGGAGGCCAGTGAAAACTGGAAACAGGTTATTTGTTGTTATCTGGTATTCGCCTTCCTAGCTCTCAGACAGTGGAATCATATCCCAGAATATTATTCTGGGCACATCCAGGTAACCAGACTATATGTATATCTACTTACTGGTGCAAGTAATCTGATGAAGATTGCATCTCTGAATGAGCCCAGAGGAAGAGAGTGGACTATCAAACAACGCTGTTTGCATCAATAGGGAAGAATTATTTGCCTTTCTCCCCTCTACTTGCTTACCGGCTTCTAGTCCTTTTTTGTGCACAGCTGTTAACACCCTTTTCTTTGCATGTATAGGATGCATGTAGAGGATCCAAGTGATAGCAATTGTTCTTGTTATCCATGCTTAGTTTAGCAAATGTTAAACTGTAAATAGTTAGAGCAtggggttttctctctcttggcaACTAGCCAAATATTTTCACTAATGTGTAGCCCCTTCTGCTTTGTTTTTCAGATCAGCAAAAATGGGAAGTTCTGGATTTTGGTTTGCGCCTAGACATGTCAATGGAACTGGTTAAGACCAAAATCTGAAGGTTTTTCTGCATTATCCGTCACCAGGTGTGCACTGAGCAGAGGCTACCATAAATCTGTTTTGAGTATGAACACCTTTTAAAAtggtataaaatatataaaagtaTTGTTCTATAATGTAGAATTGAATAGTCTGTGAagttattcattcattttatagTTGTACAGAAAGAACAAATGTCAGTAACTGAAAATGTACTGAACTGGAAATAGGCATTGTTACTCAATTTTTTTTCAGCTGGTCTTTGAGAATTGTAATATTTGAGCATcgctgttttaaaaaaactgtctaCATTGCTCAGCCTGTACATCCACAGAAGATAAGTCTGccttgatattaaaaaaaaaagattagttcTACATTGAGGTAGGAGTAGCAGAAAAAGATTAAAATGGCCAGGATCCAGAGGACTGTGTGTAATATTCCATGTGCACACCTAGGTTTTTCCAGTAATCCTTTTTTAATACAGCCCCTTGCACTCACTGTTCAGGTCATGCCACTATCACATCTAATTAGGGCCTGAGGGAAGCCTTACACAATTATCataacaggtttttttgttttgttttttcatttgcTTCATAGTTAAATAAGCTAGTTGGAGATGTAAAAGTTAGCAACAGTTGATGGGAACCTGAGAAGTGTAAGCAGAGACCCACTTGTGGAACAcatctttcctgctgcctccttCAACCAACTTGAAAAGCTGTTCTTTGGAAGACCCTTGagaaattatttattaaaatatttatggtcCACTTTTGCTGTTGGCTCAATGTGGGGGCATAGCATGACATATGGGAGGGCCACAGgtggagggggaatccccagaaTTCATGCACAAAAAGCCCATCGTACACAACTGATTGGATCCAACTTAATGGTTTTTGAGGCTATCAAAACATTGTAGATCCTTCATATTAACTAGTTTTGCCTCAGAACAGAAAGGTCAGCTACAAGAACCCTACGGTTCTTCTAAGGGCTTGTGCATAATGTAATTTGCTCAGCATCCTAAGGGTGAATATTGAGATGCTAATTCTCAAAGCACTTGTGCTCCATGATAAAGCAAAATAGAACTTCAGTTAACTTTAGATGGtcacttcttttttgttttgtttgtttaaggcCTGAGGATGAGTTAAGAAATGGAGGCAATATAAACATCATGCAGCTTTAAAATTATATGCTTTCTTTCCTAATCTGTGAAGCATTTTTGTAAACTTCtcttgcatttgatttttctctctctctgctaacTCACAGTTTTACATTGCACACACTTTTAGTGACCCATAATAAATCTTGGGGCAAGATTGGTTTTTGAGTGCTGCTTCTTAATTCCCACTTTTTGTCATATTTTTTTCATTACCTAGACAGGCATGATTGGCAGCAGTAACCAAGATAGTAAATTAGGAATTAAATCTactgttttttatttaaatttgctTGAGATTGCTTGCATTGCTAATTAAGGAGGAAATTAATAGTTGGAAGAGATTCAGAATACTTTCTAGACTGTCAGTTTATAGACCAGCAAACATTCAGAAGTTACTTATTTGTTGTAGGAGATCCCACAATAAATATATCAGAAGATACCCCTTCCAGACATTATACTTCTCTGTACAATATTCAATCATGATTGTTGTAATTAGGAAATTGCAGATATTGCTTCTCCCACACCTCAGGTAACATCAGTTACAGTTGTatgctgttggaaatgtggttAAATGAAGTCTACAGGCATGTATTAAATCATGTCACATATTACAAGAGATTGGCAACACGACCACCCTTGTTTTGCTGTTCTATGAACGTATAAATTCATAGCAGTATGTTGAGTTTGAGTAGATAATAACGCAGTTTTATTGCCTAACCATGGGGATGCCTCACAGATTCACAAGCTCTGGCTTTCCCTCATACAGGCATCCATCCATTTAATTTTGGGGTTCGCTGTGGTTAGCATTATGGCTGCATCAGTTCCTTTGTTAATCATACTTAATGCTAAATGGCTGTTTTAAACCTGTTTTATAATGATCACAAATTGTGTCATGGTATTAATTGTGGTTAACAAAATAGCAGCTGAAGACTGGAAGGGTTGGTATGTCCACCAATGCAGACGTAAGTGCACATGAAGCTACAGGGCATTGCTGATTGGGTAAACCAGGAATAGGCAGCCCCCAGCTTACAGGCTGACAGCAGCAGAACAGGCTGTTTTGCTTGGGGCCCAAGGCCAGACCTCTGCCCAAGCCACCAAGGCCAGTGGTGCCGGAGAAGGCAATAGATATGGATTATGCCTGTCATCTGTAAAGCCTAAGAGGTTgagagaaataaaacaaaattagaaaataaaaaaatatttattcggTGTGTACCAAATGataattaaaaacacaaaagGTCTGAAAAATAGGCTTAATTAAAATAACTGCAGACCTAAGTCTTgctaaggtaaaaaaaaaacatatcataCAAAGCTAATGAAACATAAACATATTTTTATGCCTGTCATCACCTCTCAGACCTGTATAGCCATCCACTAAATCCAAGCTGGCTGCATCTCTGGGGCTTCGCTTGTTGCAAGCATGTCTAGCGAAGAACTTTAATCTCCCATTCACCCTTTTTGTTTGCTGACATACCAACATCTTCACAAGCAGACATCCATTTTTTGGTACTTGggccaaaaaaggttgggaacccctggcctAATCCATGATCAGGCTAAGCATTCTCCTGTTATATATAACTGAAAAATGGGTTACATGAGCATTCCCGTGTTTCATTCATACAAGTGATGCTACCCCCTTTCCCTACAACTCTTTCAAGAACTTTTAGGTTTAATTTTTTCTAACAGAATGTATATTCCCTTCCTCCAGTGATGAAATTGCTTTGCTAATTTATTCCCCCAAAGCCCTACAAGCTTCCAACTCAGCAAGGTTATTTGCTGATTTGCATAAAGGCTAAAATTTACTGGGGCAAGCTTTGAATTGATTGTCTGGATGAGCACTTAAGGTTTATGCAGATAGATAGAGCAGGTGCAGATAGCAAATGGGAACCTGGAATTTGATACCTACAGAGGGCTGTACTAAAAATATTTAATCAGTGGATAAAACTATATCAGGATGATAACTGCTGCTTTTCTCAAGGCAGGCAAGAAGAATAAGTATTAACCTTATTCATCTTAACTTACATGTTAATTATCCAGTTCATCTAGAAAACAGTTGGCATATGGGGAGatacaaatatttttattgacaGGGGTAGAATTGACAGGGAAAACAAGAAACTTTGGGGCTATAGTTGAAGGGTCTTATAAATCCTATACACTTTCCCCCAGAAAATAGGTCTTGTTTTATTGTCTTTTGGTGACTGGCCTTAAGACAATATCAATTTTTTTAAGTTAATTTGCCAAATTATGTGTTGGGATTGCAACCAGGTGTTCATGAgaccacaggatttgtttcaaaAGATCTTTACAGAATTTGGAGTAATCATTCTGTTAAGAAAAACTGAAAACTGCCTATCCTAAATTCTGTGATGGTACATTTTGTGCTTATGTCTGTCTTCTCTCTTAATGCCAATCTAGCTTCCAACTGTTCTAGATGTTTTCTTCATAGTTTTTCACTATGTTTATCTATAAACCCAAATGTTAATATTTGAAATACTGAAGTGCCTCTTGAGGTAGAAGACTGCATAGTAGTTAtagttaggggtgtgcaaaaaagaaaatccggtaaaattcaggtttgggtttattgggcctggattttttcaggaaacccaaaataagctgaattcccataccggtaaatatgggaatccggtttattttcaggtttcaaAAAAATTTGGCCCTGGGGAGGCATGTTTGAGGTAGAGCCCACAAaattgcagggtagcttgcagggactctccttggaagaatccccaagtttggtgaagattgggttgggggggtccgaagttatggggtctggaagaggtcaccccctcctgcctccatacacaagcaggacGGTTAGAGTCAGATTCTCTATTCGTTCGCTAACGCTTGTCTAGGGAGGATGGAGGGGCAATCAGCCTTTCAATCAGTTACTTCCGCAGGATTGCCTCAATATACTTCCTGTGAAAGTAGGCTGATTGAAAGTTCCCACCAGTAaattctatggggattttttgcgaagctcctgtaggagcatttttggggttagaggtcccaaattttcagggtagctttcagggactttccttgcacgaaccccaaagtttggtgaatattgggttgggggtccggtgttatgggctctgaaGAAGtcaccctctccctcctccataaACAAGCATTAGCCAATTAGAGAAtaaacagagaatctgactcttactgtcctgcttgtgtatggaggtgggagggggcaacctcttccagaccccataacttcagaccccccaaccaaatcttcaccaaacttaagggttcttgcaaggagagtccctgcaagctaccctgcaagtttgggggctctacctcgaaaaatgccccccaggagcttcgcaaaacctggggagattaaaaaaaaagccagaaaattACCCGTGTTTTTTTTCGGGAATGGTGAATtctgctttggctttcccccaggttttggaattcagtaaaccagaacccgaaatttaccaaaatggcttttttcagctttttatcGGTTcgagtttattgatatgcacagccctagttataGTGTTTAGGAGCTAGATCATAATTTCCAGATAATGCTTGGGAATAAGCACTTTAAACAGTCTGAATCATCCTTTAATGGTTTCCTAGCAAGCAGTAGGGCCATTTACATATTGTGGGGgaaaatggtacagcccaatgaggaatgcactgtttaaGAGTGCAGCTAAAGGATTTGCACATGTGACCGTCTgcccatattttttaaaaaaaccctgcatatAAAAAACTAGGATGTCAAAGAAGGCGTGAGATAAGACTAGAAACATTATTCCTGATTTTCTGCCTTCCACAGACAAGAAGAACTTGTGTGTATGGGAGAATTCAAATATGCAGTTCTCTCAGATGCATGCTGTGCTATACCATGAGACTTTGAGTGCTGTACCATGACACTTTCTGATTGTATAATGTAGCATTCATTTTCAATACTACGTACAGTGTTTCAAGCTACAGTCCTTCCAAATTCCACAGGTTTTTTTTCCATTGAGCAAGATGTATAATTTCAAATTTTATCTGACAGAGTCATGGCTCACACTTTTAGCCAAGCCACATCAGCTGTAGAACAGGTCCTTTGAAAACTATTGAAACGATATTCTGCTAAAATATATACACAGCCAGTTTAGTTTTTAATAAGATCCTGAAAAGTTGCTGTATTAGCTCAAGAACCTGACAGAAAATTGAAAGGTGTACTTTTAGGGCACGTGTGGATCTGTCCAATCTGAGCAGTGAATTTTGAGCTGTGATAAACAGCTTAAAAGAGCCTAAATATATTACATTAGACCAGCTGAACCTAATTTTATTTAAGCTTTAATCAAAAGCATCACATAGCAAATAAACTTCAAAATTAAGTGTAGTTACAAATAGttgtttcttatttttttttccagtcccCTTTTGCTTTCTTTAACGACCACATGAAACTTGAGAAGCCATCTAAAGCTAAATCATTTAGTGGAGTTGGGCAATTCCCAAGTGTCCAACAAGAAGGCCTGGCTTAGGCTGCGATGGCCACTGTCATTCCTGGTGATTTGTCAGAAGTAAGAGATACCCAGAAAGTCCCTTCAGGGAAACGTAAGCGTGGTGAATCCAAACCAAGAAAAAACTTTCCTTGCCAACTGTGTGACAAGGCCTTTAACAGTGTTGAGAAATTAAAAGTTCACTCATACTCTCACACAGGAGAGAGGCCCTACAAGTGCACACAACAAGACTGCACCAAGGCCTTTGTTTCTAAGTACAAATTACTAAGGTATTAAACTCTATTTATCTTTCAGATTATATTATAGTTTGTTGGCCATTTTAAGCCTTGTAAACGTATATATCTCTGTACACGTCAGTTGATTTTCAGGAAGTTAATATGGACATCAGATCATAGAATTATAAATTACAGTGCATAGTTTTATATGCTAATGTCTTtgagttttttgtttgtgtgttacGTTCAAAGAAGCAAGTTTAAAGTTTTTCATTTGTATAAACTTGTTCCAAAGAAGTGTGTGGAATGCGCATTTTCATTATGGACATAAATGAAATATTCACACTTAACCAATATCTTATTAAATTAACATCAAATTTTCAAACTAAAATGTCATTTGAAATGAAGCTGTTTCTGATTTATTATATTTAGGTATGACATTCAGTATCTGTAGTGACATGTTTCCTCTAAATATACTGTTGAAAATTTTTTAGCTTAGCATTTACTGTTAAAATTGAACATGAGTACATTTTGATCAAAATTACTTACAGAATATATCTGTGTTTAAAGGCATATGGCAACTCATTCTCCTGAGAAAACCCACAAGTGTAATTATTGTGAGAAAATGTTTCATCGAAAAGATCATCTAAAGAATCACCTACACACGCATAATCCTAATAAAGAGGCCTTTAAGTGTGAAGAATGTGGAAAGAACTACAACACAAAGCTTGGGTTTAAGCGTCACCTGGCTTTGCATGCCGCAACAAGTGGTGATCTCACCTGTAAAGTATGTTTGCAGACATTTGAAAGCACAGGGGTGCTGCTGGAGCATCTAAAAACTCATGCAGGCAAATCATCAGGTGGAGTGAAGGAGAAAAAGCACCAGTGTGAACATTGTGATCGTCGGTTTTATACCCGAAAGGATGTTCGAAGACACATGGTAGTACACACTGGAAGAAAGGACTTCCTGTGTCAATATTGCGCACAGAGATTTGGCCGGAAGGATCACCTAACACGGCATATGAAGAAAAGTCACAACcaagaacttctgaaggtcaaaACAGAGCCAATGGACCTTCTAGACCCATTTACTTGCAATGTTTCTGTGCCTATAAAGGATGAGCTGCTTCCAGTGATGTCTTTATCTTCCAGTGAGCTGACATCAAAGCCATTTACAAACACCTTGCAATTAAACCTTTACAACACTCAAATTCAGTCAATGCAGAGCTCAGCTTCTGCTCACCAAATGATTGCCACATCATTACCATTAGGAATGCCTTGTCCAATAGATATGGAGTCTGTCCACCCTTCTCACCAGCTTTCTCTAAAATATCCACTCAGTTCTACCTCATATACAGTTTCTATGACTGATAAAGAGCAACCATTGAAAGGGGAAATTGAAAGTTACTTAATGGAACTGCAAAGTGGTATGCCTTCTTCATCCCAAGATTCTCAAGCATCTTCATCTAAATTAGGGTTGGATCCCCACGTGGGGCCTCTAGATGATGGATCTGGGGATGTTTCCCTTtccaaaagttctgtttccattaGTGAACCTCTAAGCACCCCATCACTGGACTTCTCTCAGTTGTTCAATTTTATACCAGTCAATGGACCTCCTTTTAATCCTTCTATTTCTGTGGGAAATCTTGGAATGAGTTACACACAAGAGGAGGCACATTCTTCTTTAACTCAGCTGCCTCCACAAGCACAAGATCCACAAGACCCTAGTAATAATATAGGTCTTGGATCTTTACATTCATTGTCAGCAGCATTCACAAGCAGTCTAAACACAACCACAACCCTACCACGTTTTCATCAAGCTTTCCAATAGGATGAAAACCAGCCTTGCGACTGTTTATTTGTAGAAATGCCTTAGACGACTTTTATTAATGTAGTGCCTACTATGTCATTGTAAATCTACTTTTGTACAGTATCAATCGCATTAAGCCAGTATGAAATTCAAATTGACTTTTAAAATACTTTGAATGTGTTGGTTCATGGATGTTTACTTGTGCTTTTTTTAAGTCTATCAATTTTCACTGCCAATAGAcccatgcttttaaaaatagaacCATTCCCACTAAATGTATGTATCCCTTGTTTAAATTTGCATTAAGAATAGATAATTCTGTGTCTGTCAATAAGTGGTGGCTATTTTAATAACAACAAATAGCAACAAaacattggtttaaaaaaaacagaaaaacctCTGCTTTATTCATGGtcagaaatgttttaagtaaaattTTAACTCTTGTAAGACAATTGTGCAGCATATACATGTAGGTATATACATGTAGATAGCAAAAAGTCTGGACCTATCATTTTTGCAAAAAATAGCTTAAAGTGTTAAAAGGAAGAAATATGACTTAAGTGCAATTAAAGTAGTAAAAATGTGATTTGGTAAGAATAATGTTCCTGATTGGCAAGTTTAAGTTCAAAAAGAGGCAAAATTAAGAGCTGCCTTTGAAACAGAACTATTTTGTCTTGACTAAACAcatttgattattattttatagAATACATTATTCTTCACCTTAAATAATGATTTTCCCAACTGAGTCTCAAAGATGTGGTCAAGTCTAGCCAGAAAGTGTTGTTCCTATCTTGTTCATTTGATTTTCTTGCAGTTAGAAAATGAATGTAAATTTGCAAATCCATTTTTCCATATTTTCATTGGAGCAGATCTCTTGAGTTGTGTATCTGGTGTGTAATGTCACCTTAAGTAACAACTTAGATGGTAATCACACTTAATACACCTGGGTATTTGGTTAGTGATTTTTCTCACTGCCAAGAATTAAAAACAGGACTCTTAGGAGTGAAGTAAAAGCATATTGCTTACGCCACTTTTATCTAAAATACCAGGGTATTTAGGAAAGTAACGACAAAATGACTACTCATGCTGTGTATGTCAAATTGCTGTTTCTTTTCAAAAGACCCTTTTATGTTCCTTACCCCTGATAACCAAAAGAGGGAAAAACTGTGATATGTCTGTCCAAAATGTAGTTTTGCTGTAACTTGGTAACATTCTATTCTTGTCACTTTTAGgaggaattttaaaaatgcataaataTCTCCCATCATTTGCATGAATGAATATAAGTTTTTAAGTGGTTAAAATAAATATacttcacaaaaacaaaacaaaagttgcTCCCATGTAAGGGGCTTTGGCTCCCAATATTTGTATCATAGTTCCTACTTTTTTACTGTAGGAACAATATGCAGGTGTGATTTTACTATTTTATACTGATATGTATTTAAATTTTATTACTGAATAGTAACTTTTTTATGTTTGTGTTCCAAAGGCATTAAAATAAGGATGTATTAATAAGGAAAATACCTTTTCAAAATTCTGCAAGCTGCTCCAATATGCTGTGAGAATACTTTCTCAAAGTAGACATTAGCTCTGCTGCATGATTGCTTGCTTTAGTTTCTATGAAACATATTGCTTAAATATATCTTTAGTGGAATGATTTGTTCAATATTGCTTTCCAGCATTTTAGCACCATAATTTTAAGGGGGGAAACCAGATGTCAGAAGAAAATTGGAAATAATACAAAGCTACTTCATGATTCAAATGGCAAAAATGAAGTAGAAATTTCCTTTAGGGTCTTTCTCTCGAGGGGGGGAGAAGTTTTATTTCTTCAAAGGAATCAAATTTCATGAGGAAAATTAAACAT
Coding sequences:
- the PLAG1 gene encoding zinc finger protein PLAG1 isoform X2, translated to MATHSPEKTHKCNYCEKMFHRKDHLKNHLHTHNPNKEAFKCEECGKNYNTKLGFKRHLALHAATSGDLTCKVCLQTFESTGVLLEHLKTHAGKSSGGVKEKKHQCEHCDRRFYTRKDVRRHMVVHTGRKDFLCQYCAQRFGRKDHLTRHMKKSHNQELLKVKTEPMDLLDPFTCNVSVPIKDELLPVMSLSSSELTSKPFTNTLQLNLYNTQIQSMQSSASAHQMIATSLPLGMPCPIDMESVHPSHQLSLKYPLSSTSYTVSMTDKEQPLKGEIESYLMELQSGMPSSSQDSQASSSKLGLDPHVGPLDDGSGDVSLSKSSVSISEPLSTPSLDFSQLFNFIPVNGPPFNPSISVGNLGMSYTQEEAHSSLTQLPPQAQDPQDPSNNIGLGSLHSLSAAFTSSLNTTTTLPRFHQAFQ
- the PLAG1 gene encoding zinc finger protein PLAG1 isoform X1, with protein sequence MATVIPGDLSEVRDTQKVPSGKRKRGESKPRKNFPCQLCDKAFNSVEKLKVHSYSHTGERPYKCTQQDCTKAFVSKYKLLRHMATHSPEKTHKCNYCEKMFHRKDHLKNHLHTHNPNKEAFKCEECGKNYNTKLGFKRHLALHAATSGDLTCKVCLQTFESTGVLLEHLKTHAGKSSGGVKEKKHQCEHCDRRFYTRKDVRRHMVVHTGRKDFLCQYCAQRFGRKDHLTRHMKKSHNQELLKVKTEPMDLLDPFTCNVSVPIKDELLPVMSLSSSELTSKPFTNTLQLNLYNTQIQSMQSSASAHQMIATSLPLGMPCPIDMESVHPSHQLSLKYPLSSTSYTVSMTDKEQPLKGEIESYLMELQSGMPSSSQDSQASSSKLGLDPHVGPLDDGSGDVSLSKSSVSISEPLSTPSLDFSQLFNFIPVNGPPFNPSISVGNLGMSYTQEEAHSSLTQLPPQAQDPQDPSNNIGLGSLHSLSAAFTSSLNTTTTLPRFHQAFQ